One window of Medicago truncatula cultivar Jemalong A17 chromosome 2, MtrunA17r5.0-ANR, whole genome shotgun sequence genomic DNA carries:
- the LOC25488431 gene encoding squamosa promoter-binding-like protein 16, translating into MESWSFDSRDKGYVSNDTLGSRTKGSILGWDLKTPSSFLPQQNIENDNNNHGFEELGFHGMLGKQLSNVVDDDDDVVVGSKIVTSNSFVMATPNAFSEREQQHFNSKHSNSIGDTNGSNSLIDLKLGRFGDHRDGIGTPFSKGTTILSSSGSSTPSKRVRSSAIHSQIAYCQVYGCNKDLSSCKDYHKRHKVCEVHSKTSKVIVNGIEQRFCQQCSRFHLLAEFDDGKRSCRKRLAGHNERRRKPQVGIHSGRAGRLLQSYGDSRFQGTMLTSASFICQDILPGEVFSSEKCGNSNWWRPIKAEGGTGFRPLSSIPITNAHPQSRTLFPSYNNKQFPFLQENGATSATGSIFCENNSQYPPIQGGSNSGSQSLFQDTSLGSEDFNVFETESAVQGLSGVSDGGCALSLLSSQSQNSSSQSTGIPMPGHLVIPSSHSHYSMSHVSESGVSDRFPSELNHTDGSHLSPILISNNNEIAHFELVDGVFQGSDFVNVKDRLSCEDGTTIDLLQLSSQLQRVEHQRRALQVKRENDSSCSLQIT; encoded by the exons ATGGAGTCTTGGAGTTTTGATTCACGTGATAAAGGGTATGTTTCAAATGACACACTTGGTAGTAGAACCAAAGGTTCAATCTTAGGTTGGGATTTGAAAACCCCATCTAGTTTTTTACCTCAACAAAACATAGAAAATGACAACAATAATCATGGTTTTGAGGAATTGGGTTTTCATGGTATGTTGGGAAAACAATTGTctaatgttgttgatgatgatgatgatgttgttgttggtaGCAAAATTGTCACTAGTAATTCTTTTGTTATGGCTACACCAAATGCATTTTCAGAAAGAGAACAACAACACTTCAATTCCAAGCATTCAAATTCAATAGGTGACACTAATGGTTCTAATTCACTCATTGATTTGAAGCTTGGTAGATTTGGTGATCATAGAGATGGAATTGGTACACCATTTTCAAAGGGGACCACGATTTTGTCGTCTTCTGGGTCGTCGACACCATCGAAGAGGGTGAGGTCTTCGGCAATCCATTCTCAGATTGCTTACTGTCAAGTATATGGATGTAATAAGGATTTGAGTAGTTGTAAAGATTATCACAAGAGGCATAAAGTTTGTGAAGTTCATTCAAAGACTTCTAAAGTAATAGTGAATGGAATTGAACAAAGGTTTTGTCAACAATGTAGTAG GTTTCATTTGCTGGCTGAATTTGATGATGGTAAGCGTAGCTGTCGTAAACGTCTTGCAGGCCATAATGAACGTCGTAGAAAGCCACAAGTTGGTATTCATTCTGGAAGAGCTGGGAGGTTGCTTCAGTCATATGGGG ATAGCAGATTCCAAGGAACCATGCTAACATCGGCATCTTTTATATGCCAAGACATACTCCCCGGTGAGGTCTTTTCTTCTGAGAAATGTGGAAATAGTAACTGGTGGAGACCTATAAAAGCCGAAGGTGGAACCGGTTTTAGGCCTCTTTCTTCTATTCCAATTACAAATGCACATCCTCAGTCAAGAACTCTGTTTCCTTCATACAACAATAAACaatttccttttcttcaagAAAACGGTGCTACATCTGCTACAGGAAGCATCTTCTGTGAAAACAATAGTCAATATCCTCCAATCCAAGGAGGCTCGAATTCCGGATCACAATCATTATTCCAAGATACCTCCTTAGGAAGCGAAGACTTCAATGTTTTTGAAACAGAATCAGCTGTTCAAGGATTATCGGGAGTATCGGACGGTGGTTGTGCTCTCTCTCTTCTGTCATCCCAATCCCAAAACTCTTCAAGCCAATCGACAGGAATTCCCATGCCTGGTCATTTAGTTATTCCGAGCAGCCATAGCCATTATAGCATGAGTCATGTTTCTGAAAGTGGCGTCTCGGATAGGTTTCCGTCTGAGTTAAATCATACGGATGGAAGTCATCTTAGTCCTATACTGATATCAAACAATAATGAAATCGCCCATTTTGAACTGGTAGATGGAGTTTTCCAAGGGTCAGATTTTGTCAACGTGAAAGACCGTCTTTCCTGTGAAGATGGCACGACCATTGACTTGCTTCAACTGTCGTCACAACTTCAGCGTGTTGAGCATCAGAGGCGAGCCTTGCAGGTGAAGCGAGAAAATGATTCTTCCTGCTCTCTACAGATTACGTAA